In one window of Firmicutes bacterium HGW-Firmicutes-1 DNA:
- the tsf gene encoding elongation factor Ts (EF-Ts; functions during elongation stage of protein translation; forms a dimer; associates with EF-Tu-GDP complex and promotes exchange of GDP to GTP resulting in regeneration of the active form of EF-Tu), with translation MSNTEFIKQLREQTGAKILDCKNALIIGNGDYSKALVLLKEKGIESAKRRTYRLTKSGIIGHYVHNNQRLGVLVEIYCETEPATSTQIFKDFVRDIAMHIAAMKPKYITTADVPSIDLEQMNYDEHQAFYRINCLMEQDYYKDTNKSIQDVFLEIIEKLKENVTVKRFIYFEVSDDHE, from the coding sequence ATGAGTAATACGGAATTTATCAAGCAGTTACGTGAGCAGACAGGTGCAAAAATACTTGACTGTAAAAATGCGTTGATCATAGGAAATGGTGATTATAGCAAAGCACTAGTATTGTTAAAAGAAAAAGGGATTGAAAGTGCAAAAAGAAGAACATATAGATTGACTAAAAGCGGAATTATAGGTCATTATGTCCATAATAATCAACGGTTAGGAGTTTTAGTGGAGATTTATTGTGAAACTGAGCCCGCTACTTCCACACAGATTTTCAAAGATTTTGTTCGTGATATAGCAATGCATATAGCGGCCATGAAACCTAAATATATTACTACGGCTGATGTGCCATCTATTGATCTTGAGCAAATGAATTATGATGAGCATCAAGCATTTTATAGAATAAACTGCTTGATGGAACAAGATTATTACAAGGACACAAACAAGAGCATTCAAGACGTGTTTCTAGAGATTATAGAAAAACTTAAGGAAAATGTGACTGTGAAGAGGTTTATCTATTTTGAGGTGAGCGATGATCATGAATAA